From Canis lupus baileyi chromosome 16, mCanLup2.hap1, whole genome shotgun sequence, a single genomic window includes:
- the ENDOG gene encoding endonuclease G, mitochondrial, translating to MRALRAALTLALGAGLGAAAEGWRRRRADARAAPGLLGRLPVLPVAAAAELPEVPAKPGAPAGASELAKYGLPGLAQLKSRESYVLCYDPRTRGALWVVEQLRPERLRGDGDRRSCDFREDDSVHAYHRATNADYRGSGFDRGHLAAAANHRWSQKAMEDTFYLSNVAPQVPHLNQNAWNNLEKYSRSLTRTYQNVYVCTGPLFLPRTEADGKSYVKYQVIGKNHVAVPTHFFKVLILEAAGGQIELRSYVMPNAPVDEAVPLERFLVPIESIERASGLLFVPNILARTGSLQAITAGSK from the exons ATGCGGGCGCTGCGGGCCGCCCTGACCCTGGCGCtgggcgcggggctgggcgcgGCGGCCGAGGGCTGGCGGCGGCGGAGGGCGGACGCGCGGGCGGCGCCGGGGCTGCTGGGCCGGCTGCCCGTGCTGCCCGTGGCCGCGGCGGCCGAGCTGCCCGAGGTGCCCGCGAAGCCCGGGGCCCCGGCGGGCGCGAGCGAGCTGGCCAAGTACGGGCTGCCGGGGCTGGCGCAGCTCAAGAGCCGCGAGTCGTACGTGCTGTGCTACGATCCGCGCACCCGCGGCGCGCTCTGGGTGGTGGAGCAGCTGCGGCCCGAGCGGCTCCGCGGGGACGGCGACCGCCGCTCGTGCGACTTCCGCGAGGACGACTCGGTGCACGCGTACCACCGCGCCACCAACGCCGACTACCGCGGCAGCGGCTTTGACCGCGGCCAcctcgccgccgccgccaacCACCGCTGGAGCCAGAAGGCCATGGAGGACACCTTCTACCTGAGCAACGTCGCGCCGCAG gtgccccacctcAACCAGAATGCTTGGAACAACCTGGAGAAGTACAGCCGCAGCTTGACCCGCACCTACCAAAATGTCTATGTATGCACAGGGCCGCTCTTCCTGCCCAG GACGGAGGCCGACGGCAAGTCCTACGTGAAGTATCAGGTCATTGGCAAGAACCACGTGGCGGTGCCCACCCACTTCTTCAAAGTCCTAATCCTGGAGGCGGCTGGCGGGCAAATCGAACTCCGCTCCTACGTGATGCCCAATGCTCCGGTGGATGAGGCAGTCCCACTGGAGCGCTTCCTCGTGCCCATTGAAAGCATCGAGCGGGCCTCGGGGCTGCTCTTCGTACCCAATATCCTGGCACGGACAGGCAGCCTCCAGGCCATCACTGCAGGCAGCAAGTGA
- the TBC1D13 gene encoding TBC1 domain family member 13 isoform X2 translates to MSSLHKSRIADFQDVLKEPTIVLEKLRELSFSGIPCEGGLRCLCWKILLNYLPLERASWTSILAKQRELYSQFLREMIIQPGIAKANMGVSREDVTFEDHPLNPNPDSRWNTYFKDNEVLLQIDKDVRRLCPDISFFQRATEYPCLLILDPQNEFETLRKRVEQTTLKSQTVARNRSGVTNMSSPHKNSAPSSLNEYEVLPNGCEAHWEVVERILFIYAKLNPGIAYVQGMNEIVGPLYYTFATDPNSEWKEHAEADTFFCFTNLMAEIRDNFIKSLDDSQCGITYKMEKVYSTLKDRDMELYLKLEFLLPDVIRIWDSLFADDNRFDFLLLVCCAMLILIREQLLEGDFTVNMRLLQDYPITDVCQILQKAKELQDSK, encoded by the exons ATGTCGAGTCTGCACAAGAGCAG GATTGCAGATTTCCAGGATGTCCTGAAGGAGCCCACCATCGTCTTGGAAAAGCTTCGGGAACTCAGTTTTAGTG GCATCCCCTGTGAGGGCGGACTGCGGTGCCTCTGCTGGAAG aTTCTCTTGAACTACCTCCCCTTGGAAAGAGCCTCATGGACCTCCATCCTGGCCAAGCAGAG GGAGCTATACTCTCAGTTCCTGAGGGAAATGATCATCCAGCCTGGTATTGCCAAGGCCAACATGGGTGTGTCCAGGGAGGATGTGACCTTTGAAGACCAT CCACTCAACCCCAACCCTGACAGCCGGTGGAACACGTATTTCAAGGACAATGAGGTGCTGCTGCAGATTGACAAAGACGTCCG GAGGCTGTGCCCAGATATATCGTTCTTCCAGAGAGCCACCGAGTACCCTTGCCTTCTTATTCTGGACCCCCAGAATGAGTTTGAGACCCTTCGAAAGCGGGTGGAACAGACAACGCTAAAATCCCAGACAGTGGCCCGGAACCGGAGTGGAGTCACAAAT ATGAGCTCCCCACACAAGAACTCTGCGCCGTCATCCCTGAATGAGTATGAGGTGTTGCCCAATGGCTGCGAGGCCCACTGGGAGGTGGTGGAGCGCATCCTGTTCATCTATGCCAAGCTCAACCCTGGCATTGCTTATGTACAGGGCATGAATGAGATCGTGGGGCCCCTCTATTATACCTTTGCCACCGACCCCAACAGCGAGTGGAAAG AGCACGCCGAGGCAGACACCTTCTTCTGTTTCACCAACCTCATGGCTGAGATCCGGGACAACTTCATCAAGAGCCTGGACGACTCACAATGTGGCATCACCTACAAGATGGAGAAGGTGTATTCTACCTTGAAGGATAGGGACATGGAACTCTACCTGAAACTG GAGTTCTTGCTGCCCGACGTCATCCGTATCTGGGATTCCCTCTTCGCTGACGACAACCGTTTTGACTTCCTCCTCCTGGTCTGCTGCGCCATGCTCAT ACTGATCCGGGAGCAGTTGCTGGAAGGGGACTTTACCGTAAACATGCGGCTCCTGCAG GATTACCCCATCACAGACGTCTGCCAGATCCTACAGAAAGCCAAGGAACTCCAAGACTCAAAGTAG
- the SPOUT1 gene encoding putative methyltransferase C9orf114 homolog isoform X2 yields the protein MAERAKKRPCGPGEHGQRVEWRKWKQQKKEEKKKWKDLKLMKKLERQQAQEEQAKLQQEEEAAAQREDQGRPYTLSVALPGSILDNAQSPELRTYLAGQIARACTIFCVDEIVVFDEEGQDVKYLRKAFFPKHQDLQFAGLLNPLDSPHHMRQDEESEFREGIVVDRPTRPGHGSFVNCGMKKEVKIDKNLEPGLRVTVQLNQKQLPESKTYRGKVVSSQDPRTKAGLYWGYTVRLASCLSAVFAEAPFQDGYDLTIGTSERGSDVTSAQLPSFRHALVVFGGLQGLEAGVDADPNLEVAEPSVLFDLYVNTCPSQGSRTIRTEEAILISLATLQAGLSQAGARAS from the exons GGTGAACATGGCCAAAGAGTCGAATGGCGAAAATGGAAGCAGCAGA agaaagaagagaaaaagaagtggaAGGATCTCAAGCTGATGAAGAAACTGGAGCGGCAGCAGGCACAGGAGGAACAGGCAAAGCTCCAGCAGGAAGAAGAGGCAGCTGCACAGAGGGAGGACCAGG GTCGGCCCTACACCCTGAGTGTAGCCCTTCCAGGTTCTATCCTGGACAATGCCCAGTCACCAGAGCTTCGCACCTACCTGGCTGGCCAGATTGCCAGAGCCTGCACCATCTTCTGTGTGGATGAGATTGTGGTGTTCGATGAAGAAGGCCAAGATGTCAA GTACCTAAGAAAGGCATTCTTCCCCAAGCATCAGGATCTCCAGTTTGCAG GGCTTCTGAACCCCTTGGACAGCCCTCACCACATGCGTCAGGATGAGGAATCTGAGTTCAGAGAAGGCATTGTTGTCGACCGGCCCACCCGGCCAGGCCATGGGTCCTTTGTCAACTGTGGCATGAAGAAG GAGGTGAAGATTGACAAGAACTTGGAGCCTGGACTTCGTGTGACAGTTCAGCTGAACCAGAAGCAGCTCCCAG AAAGCAAGACCTACCGGGGAAAGGTTGTGTCATCACAGGACCCTCGCACCAAAGCCGGTCTCTACTGGGGCTACACGGTCCGGCTGGCCTCCTGCCTCA GTGCCGTGTTTGCTGAGGCCCCCTTCCAGGACGGGTATGACCTGACCATTGGGACATCAGAGAGAGGCTCGGATGTGACCTCCGCCCAGCTTCCTAGCTTCCG GCATGCTCTTGTGGTGTTCGGGGGCCTCCAGGGCCTGGAAGCTGGAGTGGATGCTGACCCCAACCTAGAGGTGGCTGAACCCAGTGTCCTCTTCGATCTGTACGTCAACACCTGCCCTAGCCAGGGCAGCCGCACCATCCGCACCGAG GAAGCCATCCTCATCTCCCTGGCCaccctgcaggctggcctcagcCAGGCGGGTGCCCGGGCCAGCTGA
- the TBC1D13 gene encoding TBC1 domain family member 13 isoform X1 → MSSLHKSRIADFQDVLKEPTIVLEKLRELSFSGIPCEGGLRCLCWKILLNYLPLERASWTSILAKQRELYSQFLREMIIQPGIAKANMGVSREDVTFEDHPLNPNPDSRWNTYFKDNEVLLQIDKDVRRLCPDISFFQRATEYPCLLILDPQNEFETLRKRVEQTTLKSQTVARNRSGVTNMSSPHKNSAPSSLNEYEVLPNGCEAHWEVVERILFIYAKLNPGIAYVQGMNEIVGPLYYTFATDPNSEWKEHAEADTFFCFTNLMAEIRDNFIKSLDDSQCGITYKMEKVYSTLKDRDMELYLKLQEQNIKPQFFAFRWLTLLLSQEFLLPDVIRIWDSLFADDNRFDFLLLVCCAMLILIREQLLEGDFTVNMRLLQDYPITDVCQILQKAKELQDSK, encoded by the exons ATGTCGAGTCTGCACAAGAGCAG GATTGCAGATTTCCAGGATGTCCTGAAGGAGCCCACCATCGTCTTGGAAAAGCTTCGGGAACTCAGTTTTAGTG GCATCCCCTGTGAGGGCGGACTGCGGTGCCTCTGCTGGAAG aTTCTCTTGAACTACCTCCCCTTGGAAAGAGCCTCATGGACCTCCATCCTGGCCAAGCAGAG GGAGCTATACTCTCAGTTCCTGAGGGAAATGATCATCCAGCCTGGTATTGCCAAGGCCAACATGGGTGTGTCCAGGGAGGATGTGACCTTTGAAGACCAT CCACTCAACCCCAACCCTGACAGCCGGTGGAACACGTATTTCAAGGACAATGAGGTGCTGCTGCAGATTGACAAAGACGTCCG GAGGCTGTGCCCAGATATATCGTTCTTCCAGAGAGCCACCGAGTACCCTTGCCTTCTTATTCTGGACCCCCAGAATGAGTTTGAGACCCTTCGAAAGCGGGTGGAACAGACAACGCTAAAATCCCAGACAGTGGCCCGGAACCGGAGTGGAGTCACAAAT ATGAGCTCCCCACACAAGAACTCTGCGCCGTCATCCCTGAATGAGTATGAGGTGTTGCCCAATGGCTGCGAGGCCCACTGGGAGGTGGTGGAGCGCATCCTGTTCATCTATGCCAAGCTCAACCCTGGCATTGCTTATGTACAGGGCATGAATGAGATCGTGGGGCCCCTCTATTATACCTTTGCCACCGACCCCAACAGCGAGTGGAAAG AGCACGCCGAGGCAGACACCTTCTTCTGTTTCACCAACCTCATGGCTGAGATCCGGGACAACTTCATCAAGAGCCTGGACGACTCACAATGTGGCATCACCTACAAGATGGAGAAGGTGTATTCTACCTTGAAGGATAGGGACATGGAACTCTACCTGAAACTG CAAGAGCAGAACATCAAGCCTCAGTTCTTCGCCTTCCGCTGGCTGACACTGCTGCTGTCCCAGGAGTTCTTGCTGCCCGACGTCATCCGTATCTGGGATTCCCTCTTCGCTGACGACAACCGTTTTGACTTCCTCCTCCTGGTCTGCTGCGCCATGCTCAT ACTGATCCGGGAGCAGTTGCTGGAAGGGGACTTTACCGTAAACATGCGGCTCCTGCAG GATTACCCCATCACAGACGTCTGCCAGATCCTACAGAAAGCCAAGGAACTCCAAGACTCAAAGTAG
- the SPOUT1 gene encoding putative methyltransferase C9orf114 homolog isoform X1 gives MAERAKKRPCGPGEHGQRVEWRKWKQQKKEEKKKWKDLKLMKKLERQQAQEEQAKLQQEEEAAAQREDQGRPYTLSVALPGSILDNAQSPELRTYLAGQIARACTIFCVDEIVVFDEEGQDVKTVEGEFRGVGKKGQACVQLARILQYLECPQYLRKAFFPKHQDLQFAGLLNPLDSPHHMRQDEESEFREGIVVDRPTRPGHGSFVNCGMKKEVKIDKNLEPGLRVTVQLNQKQLPESKTYRGKVVSSQDPRTKAGLYWGYTVRLASCLSAVFAEAPFQDGYDLTIGTSERGSDVTSAQLPSFRHALVVFGGLQGLEAGVDADPNLEVAEPSVLFDLYVNTCPSQGSRTIRTEEAILISLATLQAGLSQAGARAS, from the exons GGTGAACATGGCCAAAGAGTCGAATGGCGAAAATGGAAGCAGCAGA agaaagaagagaaaaagaagtggaAGGATCTCAAGCTGATGAAGAAACTGGAGCGGCAGCAGGCACAGGAGGAACAGGCAAAGCTCCAGCAGGAAGAAGAGGCAGCTGCACAGAGGGAGGACCAGG GTCGGCCCTACACCCTGAGTGTAGCCCTTCCAGGTTCTATCCTGGACAATGCCCAGTCACCAGAGCTTCGCACCTACCTGGCTGGCCAGATTGCCAGAGCCTGCACCATCTTCTGTGTGGATGAGATTGTGGTGTTCGATGAAGAAGGCCAAGATGTCAA gACTGTGGAGGGAGAATTCAGGGGAGTTGGCAAGAAGGGACAGGCATGCGTACAGCTGGCCCGGATCCTGCAGTACCTGGAGTGTCCACA GTACCTAAGAAAGGCATTCTTCCCCAAGCATCAGGATCTCCAGTTTGCAG GGCTTCTGAACCCCTTGGACAGCCCTCACCACATGCGTCAGGATGAGGAATCTGAGTTCAGAGAAGGCATTGTTGTCGACCGGCCCACCCGGCCAGGCCATGGGTCCTTTGTCAACTGTGGCATGAAGAAG GAGGTGAAGATTGACAAGAACTTGGAGCCTGGACTTCGTGTGACAGTTCAGCTGAACCAGAAGCAGCTCCCAG AAAGCAAGACCTACCGGGGAAAGGTTGTGTCATCACAGGACCCTCGCACCAAAGCCGGTCTCTACTGGGGCTACACGGTCCGGCTGGCCTCCTGCCTCA GTGCCGTGTTTGCTGAGGCCCCCTTCCAGGACGGGTATGACCTGACCATTGGGACATCAGAGAGAGGCTCGGATGTGACCTCCGCCCAGCTTCCTAGCTTCCG GCATGCTCTTGTGGTGTTCGGGGGCCTCCAGGGCCTGGAAGCTGGAGTGGATGCTGACCCCAACCTAGAGGTGGCTGAACCCAGTGTCCTCTTCGATCTGTACGTCAACACCTGCCCTAGCCAGGGCAGCCGCACCATCCGCACCGAG GAAGCCATCCTCATCTCCCTGGCCaccctgcaggctggcctcagcCAGGCGGGTGCCCGGGCCAGCTGA
- the TBC1D13 gene encoding TBC1 domain family member 13 isoform X3, with product MIIQPGIAKANMGVSREDVTFEDHPLNPNPDSRWNTYFKDNEVLLQIDKDVRRLCPDISFFQRATEYPCLLILDPQNEFETLRKRVEQTTLKSQTVARNRSGVTNMSSPHKNSAPSSLNEYEVLPNGCEAHWEVVERILFIYAKLNPGIAYVQGMNEIVGPLYYTFATDPNSEWKEHAEADTFFCFTNLMAEIRDNFIKSLDDSQCGITYKMEKVYSTLKDRDMELYLKLQEQNIKPQFFAFRWLTLLLSQEFLLPDVIRIWDSLFADDNRFDFLLLVCCAMLILIREQLLEGDFTVNMRLLQDYPITDVCQILQKAKELQDSK from the exons ATGATCATCCAGCCTGGTATTGCCAAGGCCAACATGGGTGTGTCCAGGGAGGATGTGACCTTTGAAGACCAT CCACTCAACCCCAACCCTGACAGCCGGTGGAACACGTATTTCAAGGACAATGAGGTGCTGCTGCAGATTGACAAAGACGTCCG GAGGCTGTGCCCAGATATATCGTTCTTCCAGAGAGCCACCGAGTACCCTTGCCTTCTTATTCTGGACCCCCAGAATGAGTTTGAGACCCTTCGAAAGCGGGTGGAACAGACAACGCTAAAATCCCAGACAGTGGCCCGGAACCGGAGTGGAGTCACAAAT ATGAGCTCCCCACACAAGAACTCTGCGCCGTCATCCCTGAATGAGTATGAGGTGTTGCCCAATGGCTGCGAGGCCCACTGGGAGGTGGTGGAGCGCATCCTGTTCATCTATGCCAAGCTCAACCCTGGCATTGCTTATGTACAGGGCATGAATGAGATCGTGGGGCCCCTCTATTATACCTTTGCCACCGACCCCAACAGCGAGTGGAAAG AGCACGCCGAGGCAGACACCTTCTTCTGTTTCACCAACCTCATGGCTGAGATCCGGGACAACTTCATCAAGAGCCTGGACGACTCACAATGTGGCATCACCTACAAGATGGAGAAGGTGTATTCTACCTTGAAGGATAGGGACATGGAACTCTACCTGAAACTG CAAGAGCAGAACATCAAGCCTCAGTTCTTCGCCTTCCGCTGGCTGACACTGCTGCTGTCCCAGGAGTTCTTGCTGCCCGACGTCATCCGTATCTGGGATTCCCTCTTCGCTGACGACAACCGTTTTGACTTCCTCCTCCTGGTCTGCTGCGCCATGCTCAT ACTGATCCGGGAGCAGTTGCTGGAAGGGGACTTTACCGTAAACATGCGGCTCCTGCAG GATTACCCCATCACAGACGTCTGCCAGATCCTACAGAAAGCCAAGGAACTCCAAGACTCAAAGTAG